The proteins below are encoded in one region of Leptotrichia sp. oral taxon 218:
- a CDS encoding tetratricopeptide repeat protein, with translation MKKYGKSILLIMVLMIFASCGKKERSFKPAPKPKIVSAIDEKVKKLTEAAQKGDVAAQTELGEMYLFGKEVPKDPKKALMWSTKAMKKGNEIATTNVGIIYFEGFGVKKDYKKASELFNRAMDRGNMNAEMKAPRYLGIMAEKGLGTKKNLEDAIFYYEMGDSAGDIVSQYNLAKIYESQNNYKRAIELYKNAEGRKDVEAAPMLVALGDLYKEGKGVAKNTKEARKWYEKAVEAGSSEAKLKLEKL, from the coding sequence ATGAAAAAGTATGGAAAAAGTATTTTGTTAATAATGGTACTTATGATTTTTGCAAGTTGCGGAAAAAAAGAGAGAAGCTTTAAACCAGCTCCTAAGCCAAAAATTGTGTCGGCAATTGATGAAAAAGTGAAAAAATTGACAGAAGCAGCTCAAAAAGGGGATGTGGCAGCACAAACTGAACTTGGAGAAATGTATCTTTTTGGAAAAGAAGTTCCAAAAGACCCTAAAAAAGCACTTATGTGGTCGACAAAAGCGATGAAAAAAGGAAATGAAATAGCAACCACAAATGTAGGAATAATATATTTTGAAGGATTTGGAGTTAAAAAAGATTATAAAAAGGCATCTGAACTTTTTAACAGAGCTATGGACAGAGGAAATATGAATGCTGAAATGAAAGCTCCAAGATATTTGGGAATTATGGCAGAAAAAGGTCTGGGAACAAAAAAAAATTTGGAAGATGCAATTTTTTATTATGAGATGGGAGATAGTGCTGGAGATATTGTTTCTCAATATAATTTAGCAAAGATTTATGAAAGTCAAAATAATTATAAAAGAGCAATTGAGCTTTATAAAAATGCTGAAGGAAGAAAAGATGTGGAGGCAGCGCCAATGTTAGTCGCACTAGGAGATTTGTATAAAGAGGGAAAAGGTGTGGCTAAAAATACCAAGGAAGCTAGAAAATGGTATGAAAAAGCAGTGGAAGCGGGAAGCAGCGAGGCAAAATTAAAATTAGAAAAATTATAA
- the gpmI gene encoding 2,3-bisphosphoglycerate-independent phosphoglycerate mutase: MKKRPVVLVILDGWGINHHDDQVNGIKMAKPLNFERYKKEYPFTELRADGGHVGLPDGQFGNSEVGHTNIGAGRTVFQMLPKISKAINDGSILENEVLANVMDTTKNNGKALHILGLASDGGVHCHIDHIIGLVDMAAKKGLTEVYVHPITDGRDTAPESGVNYLAQLQEGLDKIGVGKIATVIGRYYGMDRDNNWDREKLAYDALTIGDGEVYPTADEAIKASYAKGVTDEFVVPVKIGSKDNGLIKDGDGVIFANFRPDRARQLTRMFIDSEFKGFDRKVYPKVNFVTMAQYDASFDSPIAFPPEKIVNCFGEVVSKAGLIQVRTAETEKYAHVTFFFNGGKEEPYPGEIRLLSDSPKVATYDLQPEMSAYKVKDRLIEELNTGKVDTVILNFANPDMVGHTGNVQAVIEACQAVDNCLGQIVRKVLEMDGALFITADHGNADLLVNPETGEPHTAHTVNPVPFIFISNDMKDAKLRKGGKLADIAPTMLELLGLEKPAEMDGSSLIEK; the protein is encoded by the coding sequence ATGAAAAAAAGACCTGTAGTTTTAGTAATTTTAGATGGTTGGGGAATTAATCACCACGACGATCAAGTTAATGGAATAAAAATGGCAAAACCATTAAATTTCGAGAGATATAAAAAAGAATATCCTTTTACAGAACTTCGTGCTGATGGAGGACATGTTGGACTTCCAGACGGACAATTTGGAAACTCTGAAGTTGGACATACGAATATTGGAGCAGGAAGAACAGTTTTCCAAATGCTTCCAAAAATTTCAAAAGCAATTAACGATGGTTCAATTTTAGAAAACGAAGTTTTAGCAAATGTGATGGACACAACTAAAAATAATGGTAAAGCTCTTCATATCTTAGGACTTGCATCTGATGGTGGAGTTCACTGTCACATTGACCATATTATTGGATTAGTTGATATGGCAGCTAAAAAGGGACTTACAGAAGTTTATGTTCACCCTATTACAGATGGAAGGGATACAGCGCCTGAAAGCGGAGTAAATTATTTGGCTCAGTTGCAAGAAGGCTTGGATAAAATTGGCGTTGGAAAAATCGCAACTGTAATTGGAAGATATTATGGAATGGACAGAGATAACAACTGGGACAGAGAAAAATTAGCTTACGATGCGTTGACTATCGGAGATGGAGAAGTTTACCCAACTGCTGATGAAGCAATCAAAGCGTCTTATGCAAAAGGTGTAACTGATGAATTTGTAGTTCCTGTTAAAATTGGTTCAAAAGACAATGGATTAATCAAAGATGGAGATGGAGTAATTTTTGCAAACTTCAGACCAGATAGAGCAAGACAGCTTACAAGAATGTTTATTGATTCAGAATTTAAAGGATTTGACAGAAAAGTTTATCCTAAAGTAAACTTTGTTACAATGGCTCAATATGATGCATCATTTGATTCGCCAATCGCTTTCCCACCTGAAAAAATAGTAAACTGCTTTGGGGAAGTTGTTTCAAAAGCTGGATTAATTCAAGTAAGAACAGCAGAAACTGAAAAATATGCACATGTTACATTCTTCTTCAACGGTGGAAAAGAAGAACCTTATCCAGGAGAAATCAGATTGCTTTCTGATTCACCAAAAGTTGCAACTTATGACTTGCAGCCAGAAATGAGCGCTTACAAAGTAAAAGACAGATTAATCGAAGAATTAAATACAGGAAAAGTTGACACAGTTATCTTAAACTTTGCAAATCCTGACATGGTTGGACATACAGGAAATGTACAGGCAGTAATTGAAGCTTGTCAAGCTGTGGATAATTGCTTAGGACAAATTGTAAGAAAAGTGCTAGAAATGGACGGAGCATTATTTATAACTGCAGATCACGGAAATGCTGATTTATTAGTAAATCCAGAAACAGGAGAACCTCATACAGCTCACACTGTAAACCCTGTTCCATTCATCTTCATTTCAAACGACATGAAAGATGCTAAATTAAGAAAAGGTGGAAAATTAGCTGATATTGCACCTACAATGTTAGAACTTTTAGGATTGGAAAAACCTGCTGAAATGGATGGAAGCAGTTTGATAGAAAAATAA
- a CDS encoding PTS glucose transporter subunit IIA, translating to MGLFDLFKKGKKEKEEVKQEFEGKIIAPISGTIMPLSQVPDEVFAQKMVGDGIAIEPNASGVMLAPAAGRVEKIFDTNHAFSIVTPAGVEIFVHFGMDTVQLEGKGFERISEEGAVVKAGDPLIKYDYDFLKANAKSIITPVIISNYEDYSSLNPVESGEAKAGETVVLNIQK from the coding sequence ATGGGATTATTTGATTTATTCAAAAAAGGAAAAAAAGAAAAAGAAGAAGTAAAACAAGAATTTGAAGGGAAAATAATCGCACCGATTTCTGGTACAATTATGCCTTTATCTCAAGTTCCTGATGAAGTTTTTGCTCAAAAAATGGTAGGAGATGGAATTGCAATTGAACCAAATGCGTCAGGTGTAATGTTGGCACCAGCTGCAGGAAGAGTTGAAAAAATCTTTGATACTAACCACGCATTTAGTATTGTAACACCAGCAGGAGTAGAAATTTTCGTTCACTTTGGAATGGACACAGTTCAATTGGAAGGAAAAGGTTTCGAAAGAATTTCAGAAGAAGGTGCAGTTGTAAAAGCTGGAGATCCATTAATTAAATACGATTATGATTTCTTAAAAGCAAATGCAAAATCAATAATCACACCAGTAATTATTTCAAACTATGAAGATTACAGTTCATTAAATCCAGTTGAAAGTGGAGAAGCTAAAGCTGGGGAAACAGTAGTTTTGAATATTCAAAAATAG
- a CDS encoding radical SAM protein, with protein MERYSVIKEKNPREIVLLKGFSCAYGKCAFCNYILDNTNDEEEMKKVNFEALSRVTGEYGVLEVINSGSVFELNGATLEKIREVCKEKNIKILYFEAYFGYLNRLNEIREYFSEQEVRFAFGLETFDNNYRAKVLKKNFILNERVLEKLKSEYQMCLLMICTKGQTKEQILSDIEQGMENFKELVVSVFVNNGTEIERDEELVAWFLTEIYQKYKNVPNIEILVDNKDFGVYVQ; from the coding sequence ATGGAAAGATATAGTGTAATAAAAGAGAAAAATCCTCGTGAAATCGTATTATTAAAAGGGTTTAGCTGTGCTTATGGGAAGTGCGCTTTTTGTAATTACATTTTGGATAATACGAATGACGAAGAAGAGATGAAAAAAGTAAATTTTGAGGCTTTGAGCAGAGTTACTGGTGAATATGGAGTTCTTGAAGTTATAAACTCTGGGTCGGTGTTTGAGCTAAATGGTGCGACATTAGAGAAGATAAGAGAAGTTTGTAAAGAGAAAAACATAAAAATACTTTATTTTGAAGCGTATTTTGGGTACTTAAATAGATTGAATGAAATTAGAGAATATTTTTCTGAACAAGAAGTAAGATTTGCATTCGGATTGGAAACTTTTGACAATAATTATAGAGCTAAGGTTTTGAAGAAAAATTTTATTTTAAATGAAAGAGTTTTGGAAAAATTAAAAAGCGAATATCAAATGTGCTTATTAATGATTTGTACAAAAGGACAGACGAAAGAACAGATTTTAAGCGATATTGAGCAGGGAATGGAAAATTTCAAGGAGCTAGTTGTAAGTGTATTTGTAAATAATGGTACAGAAATTGAAAGAGATGAAGAGCTTGTAGCTTGGTTTTTGACGGAAATTTATCAAAAATATAAAAATGTTCCGAATATTGAGATTTTAGTTGATAATAAAGATTTTGGAGTGTATGTTCAATAA
- a CDS encoding queuosine precursor transporter, with translation MLNFLNHLQFGVNELLWLGYLILNFSAVALAYRFWGKGGLLSVVPLSIVLANIQVGKMMTLFGFDGITMGNIAYGGIYLASDILTENEGKHYSRKVVSLGFAAMLFTTFIMQIVLKVKVSPDDTMQGALSAVFGFMPRLAISSVCGFAVSQSFDIWSYQFIRKFRPSYRDIWIRNNASTMISQILDNIVFSFLAFTGVYPFKTVIGIIFSTYLLKIVISLLDTPFVYIATLWKKQGKISD, from the coding sequence ATGCTTAATTTTTTAAATCACCTGCAATTTGGGGTAAATGAATTATTGTGGCTAGGATATTTAATATTAAATTTTTCAGCAGTTGCACTGGCTTACAGATTTTGGGGAAAAGGAGGACTGCTATCGGTTGTACCGTTGTCAATCGTTCTAGCTAACATTCAAGTTGGGAAAATGATGACTTTGTTTGGTTTTGATGGAATTACAATGGGAAATATTGCTTATGGAGGAATTTATTTGGCATCTGATATTTTGACAGAAAATGAAGGGAAGCATTATTCAAGAAAAGTAGTTTCGCTAGGTTTTGCTGCGATGTTATTTACGACATTTATAATGCAAATTGTGCTAAAAGTAAAAGTTTCGCCTGATGATACAATGCAAGGTGCTTTATCAGCAGTATTTGGATTCATGCCAAGACTTGCAATTTCAAGTGTGTGTGGATTTGCGGTTTCTCAGTCATTTGATATTTGGTCTTATCAATTTATTAGAAAATTTAGACCATCTTATAGAGATATTTGGATTAGAAACAATGCGAGTACAATGATAAGTCAAATTTTAGATAATATTGTATTTTCATTTTTGGCATTTACAGGAGTTTATCCATTTAAAACAGTAATCGGAATCATATTTTCAACATATTTATTAAAAATCGTAATTTCACTGCTTGACACACCTTTTGTGTATATTGCGACTTTATGGAAAAAACAAGGTAAAATAAGTGATTAA
- a CDS encoding tetratricopeptide repeat protein translates to MKINENDKLFQKYMEKINAGDTSAMNEIGLIFQNSKDNENAKKWYLRAIEKNDFSYSNNLGYLYAGEKDYKNAKKYYLLAIKHDDFNALTNLAILLQDFGEIKEAEKFYLKAVEKNCENAKKNLLIFYNETKQIEKEKNLYSKMAWNGDKNAMNHLGMIYANEGNYHESKEWFSKAAALGDEHAKKNLKILKDNKHKFLKK, encoded by the coding sequence ATGAAAATTAATGAAAATGATAAATTATTTCAGAAATATATGGAAAAAATAAATGCTGGTGATACAAGTGCCATGAATGAAATTGGACTAATTTTTCAAAACAGTAAAGACAACGAAAATGCTAAAAAATGGTATTTACGAGCAATTGAAAAAAATGACTTTTCATATTCCAATAATTTAGGTTATCTTTACGCTGGAGAAAAAGATTATAAAAATGCTAAAAAATATTATTTACTTGCGATAAAACATGATGATTTCAACGCTTTAACTAATCTTGCCATTCTTCTTCAAGATTTTGGAGAAATAAAAGAAGCTGAAAAGTTTTACTTAAAAGCTGTAGAAAAAAATTGTGAGAATGCCAAAAAAAATCTTTTAATTTTTTACAACGAAACAAAACAGATTGAAAAAGAAAAAAATTTATATTCTAAAATGGCTTGGAATGGCGATAAAAACGCAATGAATCACTTGGGAATGATTTATGCAAATGAAGGAAATTATCATGAATCTAAAGAATGGTTCTCGAAGGCAGCAGCTCTGGGAGATGAACACGCTAAAAAAAATCTTAAAATTTTGAAAGATAATAAACATAAATTTTTAAAAAAATAA
- a CDS encoding OmpP1/FadL family transporter: MRLKIILAAFLSALALNAVSMDYLSNNSASYFQNPSQTGKITVEGVFYNPAGTAFLEDGKYFNVNMQNSMIQESMTLNGKKMASNRYAGAPSFNYVQKKGSNSIFANASVVAGGATLKYDEGVAGINLAAETFDNMTRGLLGAKVTRNQFSGQNRYYQLMLGGAHQLTDKLSIGGGLKYVHAMRKLNGYASFGYNPFVGARVGLKGNELYLDSRRRADGVGAVLGLDYKATETLNFAVKYETPVKLKFKTKATESTDMTLAGRKIGLSDFYPKYANGVNSRRDLPGVLSLGVSKDINDWTVSGGYIHYFNKAANMDGIDYRDGHEVNFGVDYRFSPKWTWHAGYNYAHTGAPKQSYNDTEYAINAQIYTTGLTFKPTENHEWKFGVGYVKYNSENGEPEITHGIKLDKSKVKYDKEVGVFSLGYTYKF; this comes from the coding sequence ATGAGATTAAAAATAATATTAGCAGCTTTTTTAAGTGCTTTGGCATTGAATGCAGTAAGTATGGACTATTTATCAAATAATTCGGCTTCATATTTTCAAAATCCATCGCAAACTGGAAAAATAACTGTAGAAGGAGTATTTTACAATCCAGCGGGAACGGCATTTTTGGAAGATGGAAAATATTTTAATGTAAATATGCAAAATTCTATGATTCAAGAATCAATGACATTGAATGGGAAAAAGATGGCTTCAAATAGATATGCTGGAGCACCGTCGTTTAACTATGTTCAAAAGAAGGGAAGTAATTCTATTTTTGCTAATGCAAGTGTTGTTGCGGGAGGAGCTACTTTGAAATATGATGAAGGAGTGGCTGGAATAAATTTGGCAGCAGAAACATTTGACAATATGACTCGCGGATTATTAGGAGCAAAAGTTACTAGAAACCAATTTAGTGGACAAAATAGATATTATCAATTAATGCTTGGAGGAGCGCATCAATTGACTGATAAATTATCAATCGGTGGAGGACTAAAATATGTTCACGCCATGAGAAAATTAAATGGATACGCTTCTTTCGGATATAATCCATTTGTTGGTGCAAGAGTTGGTTTGAAAGGAAATGAATTGTATTTAGATTCTAGAAGAAGAGCAGACGGTGTTGGAGCGGTATTAGGTTTAGATTATAAAGCGACTGAGACATTGAATTTTGCTGTAAAATATGAAACGCCTGTAAAATTGAAATTCAAGACAAAAGCTACAGAAAGTACAGATATGACTTTAGCTGGGAGAAAAATTGGATTATCAGATTTTTATCCTAAATATGCAAATGGTGTAAATTCAAGAAGAGATTTACCAGGAGTATTGTCGTTAGGAGTTTCTAAAGATATTAATGACTGGACTGTTTCAGGAGGATATATTCATTACTTCAATAAAGCAGCAAATATGGATGGAATAGACTATAGAGACGGACATGAAGTGAACTTTGGAGTTGACTACAGATTTTCGCCAAAATGGACTTGGCACGCAGGTTATAATTATGCTCACACAGGTGCTCCAAAACAATCGTACAACGATACTGAATATGCTATAAATGCACAAATTTATACGACAGGATTGACATTTAAGCCGACAGAAAATCATGAATGGAAATTCGGTGTTGGATATGTTAAATATAATTCAGAAAATGGAGAGCCAGAAATAACTCATGGAATAAAATTGGATAAATCGAAAGTTAAATATGATAAAGAAGTTGGAGTATTTTCTTTAGGTTATACTTATAAATTTTAA
- a CDS encoding alpha/beta hydrolase: MLKKLLFAAIFAISIIGFSETDISQIAADYPYKESAIISTVLGTPTEQYYKFKHAKGPKVKRFKATKKIPEILRQWSTYDYGVWEQKEKAPLMIIISGTGSTYNSGLSLYLANIFYDKGYNVISFSSPTTMPYIVSQDKNKYAGYMKDETDNMYDLITRAISEEKKDGMKISKTYVSGYSLGGFQSLLLQELDAEKKKIGIEKSLLLNSPISILTSTKKLDNYLVKNGIFDVKSLEKYLDNIFSKIVNDDSIKLNEFSSTDISASLGKFNLGEKDFEILTGLLFRFYSANMTFAGEVFSGNNAYGRLSDKKHYKRFDSVTKEFQEGFSVSFEEYATEILYPYLKKYKHPDLTLNQFLADFDLKNHKDFIEKNNKNIVFITSENDILLSKKDLDFIKNTFSNKVLVPFGGHTGLLWHNDMANLMVEKLEEE, translated from the coding sequence ATGTTAAAAAAATTATTATTTGCTGCTATTTTTGCAATTTCAATTATTGGATTTTCCGAAACTGACATTTCACAAATAGCAGCTGACTATCCTTATAAGGAAAGTGCTATAATATCAACTGTCCTTGGAACACCGACAGAACAATATTATAAATTTAAACACGCAAAAGGACCTAAAGTTAAAAGATTTAAGGCTACTAAGAAAATACCTGAAATTTTAAGACAATGGAGTACATATGATTATGGTGTCTGGGAACAAAAAGAAAAAGCACCGCTTATGATTATTATCTCAGGAACTGGATCGACTTATAACAGCGGGTTATCGCTTTATTTAGCCAACATATTTTATGATAAAGGTTATAATGTAATATCGTTTAGTTCACCAACAACCATGCCTTATATCGTATCTCAAGACAAAAATAAATATGCTGGATATATGAAAGATGAAACTGATAACATGTATGATTTGATTACACGAGCTATTTCTGAAGAAAAAAAAGATGGAATGAAAATTTCAAAAACTTATGTTTCAGGATATAGTTTAGGTGGATTTCAATCGCTTTTGCTACAAGAATTGGATGCTGAAAAGAAAAAAATTGGAATAGAAAAATCTCTACTTTTAAATTCTCCAATAAGTATTCTTACATCGACTAAAAAATTGGACAATTATTTAGTAAAAAATGGGATTTTTGATGTAAAAAGTTTGGAAAAATATTTAGATAATATTTTTTCGAAAATTGTAAATGACGATTCCATCAAATTAAATGAATTTTCTTCTACAGATATTTCTGCATCACTTGGAAAATTTAATCTTGGAGAAAAAGATTTTGAAATATTGACTGGACTTTTATTTAGATTTTATTCGGCAAACATGACTTTCGCAGGAGAAGTTTTCAGCGGAAATAACGCTTATGGACGACTTTCAGATAAAAAGCATTATAAAAGATTTGACTCTGTAACAAAAGAATTTCAAGAAGGTTTTTCTGTTTCATTTGAAGAATATGCGACAGAAATTTTATATCCTTATTTAAAGAAATATAAACATCCTGATTTGACGCTGAATCAATTTTTAGCTGACTTTGATTTGAAAAATCATAAAGATTTTATAGAAAAAAATAATAAAAATATTGTCTTTATCACTTCAGAAAATGATATTTTGCTTTCTAAAAAAGATTTAGATTTTATAAAAAATACTTTTTCAAATAAAGTTTTAGTACCATTTGGAGGACATACAGGACTTCTTTGGCACAACGACATGGCAAACTTGATGGTAGAAAAATTGGAGGAAGAGTAA
- the rph gene encoding ribonuclease PH codes for MRNNNRKNDEMREVKVTKNYIMHPEGSVLIEFGNTKVICNATIEEKIPRWLKMDNSSKGIHSGWIAAEYSMLPRATNTRVQRESIKGKISGRTMEIQRLIGRSLRAAIDLEKLGERTIMVDCDVIQADGGTRTASITGAYLAVELAIEKLIDENKLKEIPIKSKVAAISVGKVRNELVLDLDYDEDSAADVDMNIVMTDKGEFVEIQGTGEEATFTQNELLKFIELSKKAFDKLFAL; via the coding sequence TTGAGAAATAATAACAGAAAAAACGATGAAATGCGTGAAGTTAAAGTTACAAAAAACTACATTATGCACCCTGAAGGTTCGGTTTTAATTGAATTTGGAAATACAAAAGTCATCTGCAATGCAACAATTGAAGAAAAAATACCAAGATGGCTAAAAATGGACAATTCTTCCAAAGGAATTCACTCTGGCTGGATTGCAGCTGAATACAGTATGCTTCCTCGTGCGACAAACACTCGTGTTCAAAGGGAGTCTATAAAAGGAAAAATTTCAGGTAGAACAATGGAAATCCAAAGGCTTATCGGAAGATCACTTAGAGCTGCAATTGATCTTGAAAAATTGGGAGAGAGAACGATTATGGTCGACTGCGATGTAATTCAAGCGGACGGCGGTACAAGAACTGCTTCAATCACAGGAGCTTATCTTGCTGTAGAACTTGCAATTGAAAAATTAATTGATGAAAATAAATTGAAAGAAATTCCGATAAAATCAAAAGTTGCCGCAATAAGCGTAGGAAAAGTTCGAAATGAGTTAGTTTTAGACTTGGATTACGATGAAGATTCAGCTGCGGATGTCGATATGAACATTGTCATGACCGATAAAGGTGAATTTGTAGAAATTCAAGGAACTGGTGAAGAAGCTACTTTTACTCAAAATGAACTTCTAAAATTCATTGAATTATCTAAAAAGGCTTTTGACAAATTATTTGCTTTATAA
- a CDS encoding VacJ family lipoprotein, producing MTKFNKNKLLILGAVISACAITYADNDEFYPEIKNTDTVSYLDESEKEANDNIYIEFVDEKDELPAKNNVEKFKMTNLKKKNKKIDNNKYIAFEQDSYGDLANNIEGLDDEYIVSSKVLDLTGMGGTLNDPLEPFNRRMYAFNTQFDRKIAYPASRIYGAVVPKPVRTGISNFFGNFKEIPTFVNSMLQLKPGKAINALGRFAVNSTVGVLGVTDVATKMGLKKDYETMGETFGHYGARSGAYLILPLAGPSNVRDAIGSGIDGAIEGAARGVVEDKLFFDTGIFDKTAYGFTRPVVTGLNLRSLINLKYGDLNSPFEYDFVKILYQNYRKVQIKK from the coding sequence ATGACAAAATTTAATAAAAATAAATTATTAATACTTGGTGCCGTTATTTCAGCTTGTGCGATTACTTATGCGGATAACGACGAATTTTATCCAGAAATTAAAAATACCGATACGGTTAGTTATTTAGATGAGTCAGAAAAAGAAGCAAATGATAATATTTATATTGAATTTGTAGATGAAAAAGATGAGCTTCCAGCTAAAAACAATGTAGAAAAATTTAAAATGACAAATTTAAAAAAGAAAAATAAAAAAATTGATAACAATAAATATATTGCTTTTGAGCAGGATAGTTACGGAGATTTGGCAAATAATATCGAAGGACTTGACGATGAATACATCGTTTCTAGCAAAGTTCTTGATTTAACTGGAATGGGAGGCACATTAAATGACCCGCTTGAGCCATTTAACCGAAGAATGTATGCTTTTAACACTCAATTTGACAGAAAAATTGCTTATCCAGCGTCACGAATTTACGGAGCAGTTGTTCCAAAACCTGTAAGGACAGGGATTTCAAACTTTTTCGGAAACTTTAAGGAAATTCCAACTTTTGTAAATTCAATGCTGCAGCTAAAACCTGGAAAAGCTATAAATGCACTTGGAAGATTTGCTGTAAATTCGACTGTTGGAGTTTTAGGAGTGACTGATGTGGCAACTAAAATGGGATTAAAAAAAGACTATGAAACAATGGGGGAAACATTCGGACATTATGGTGCTAGAAGTGGAGCTTACTTAATTTTACCACTTGCTGGTCCAAGTAATGTTAGAGATGCCATTGGAAGTGGAATTGACGGTGCGATTGAAGGTGCAGCCAGAGGCGTTGTCGAAGATAAACTTTTTTTTGACACAGGTATTTTTGACAAAACTGCATATGGATTTACAAGACCTGTAGTTACAGGACTTAACTTGCGTTCATTAATAAATTTAAAATATGGAGATTTAAATTCACCATTTGAATATGATTTTGTAAAAATACTTTATCAGAATTATAGAAAAGTTCAAATAAAAAAATAA
- the glyA gene encoding serine hydroxymethyltransferase, whose protein sequence is MSYIKDCDIEVYNAIQAEEKRQEEGIELIASENFVSKAVMEAAGSVFTNKYAEGYPGKRYYGGCVNVDTVETLAIERLKKIFGAKFANVQPHSGSQANMGVYVGLLNAGDKILGMGLSSGGHLTHGYKINFSGKNYIGLEYGLDPETELIDYDKVREIALKERPRIIVAGASAYSRIIDFKKFREIADEVGAYLMVDMAHIAGLVAAGVHPNPMEYADVVTSTTHKTLKGPRGGIILTNDEEIAKKVDKTIFPGIQGGPLAHIIAAKAVAFKEALTPEFKEYQIQVAKNAKVLAEELTKGGLRIVSGGTDNHLMLVDLRPMKVTGKLAEGKLEKAGITCNKNAIPNDPEKPFITSGVRLGTPAITARGFKEEETKLVAKFILEVLNNIDDDKVIEEVKKQVLELTKKFPLYKNK, encoded by the coding sequence ATGAGTTATATAAAAGATTGCGATATTGAAGTTTATAACGCTATACAAGCGGAAGAAAAAAGACAAGAAGAAGGAATTGAACTAATTGCCTCAGAAAATTTTGTCTCAAAAGCTGTGATGGAAGCTGCTGGATCAGTTTTTACTAATAAATATGCGGAAGGTTATCCTGGAAAAAGATATTATGGAGGTTGTGTGAATGTTGATACCGTTGAAACTTTGGCAATTGAAAGATTGAAAAAAATCTTTGGTGCAAAATTTGCAAATGTTCAGCCACATTCAGGATCTCAAGCTAATATGGGAGTTTATGTTGGACTTTTAAATGCCGGAGATAAAATTTTAGGAATGGGGCTTAGTTCAGGTGGACATTTGACTCACGGATATAAAATTAACTTTTCTGGAAAAAATTACATTGGACTTGAATATGGTCTAGATCCTGAAACTGAATTAATTGATTATGACAAAGTGCGTGAAATTGCACTAAAAGAAAGACCTAGAATAATTGTGGCAGGTGCAAGTGCTTATTCAAGAATTATTGATTTTAAAAAATTTAGAGAAATTGCTGATGAAGTTGGCGCTTATCTTATGGTCGACATGGCTCATATTGCAGGATTAGTTGCAGCTGGAGTTCATCCAAATCCAATGGAATATGCTGATGTTGTAACTTCTACAACTCACAAGACTTTAAAAGGACCTCGTGGTGGAATCATTTTGACAAATGATGAAGAAATCGCAAAAAAAGTTGATAAGACAATTTTCCCTGGAATTCAAGGTGGACCTCTTGCACACATTATTGCAGCAAAAGCTGTAGCTTTTAAAGAAGCGCTAACTCCTGAATTCAAAGAATATCAAATTCAAGTAGCTAAAAATGCTAAGGTATTAGCTGAAGAGCTTACAAAAGGTGGACTTAGAATTGTAAGTGGCGGAACTGACAATCACTTGATGCTAGTTGATTTAAGACCGATGAAAGTTACTGGAAAATTGGCAGAAGGAAAATTGGAAAAAGCTGGAATAACTTGTAACAAAAACGCTATTCCAAATGACCCTGAAAAACCTTTTATTACAAGTGGAGTAAGACTTGGAACTCCAGCGATTACCGCTCGTGGATTTAAAGAAGAAGAAACTAAACTTGTTGCAAAATTCATTTTAGAAGTTCTAAATAACATTGATGATGATAAAGTTATAGAAGAAGTTAAAAAACAAGTTTTGGAATTGACTAAAAAATTTCCACTTTACAAAAATAAATAA